In Verrucomicrobiota bacterium, the genomic window GATGTCGGTGATCCAGCCGGTCTCGGTGCAGAGGAAGTCGTCGGCGACGAGCAGGTTCTCGTTGTCATTGACGTAGCTCTGCCAGATCCACATCGAGGACGGATCGAGCTGGTCCCATTTGACGTCGTGCGGCCAGTCGGCGAGCGCCGCCGGCGTAAGCGCAAGGCCGAGGCCGCACAGCAAGGTCAGCAGTAGAACGTGTCTCATTCGATTTCTTCCTCCCCCTTTTCACAGTGAATGGATTGTGCGTGCTCTTTGAGGCGATCCAGCACGGGCTTGGGATCCCGTCGCACGACACGAGCCGGAGAGATGCGACGGCCCGTCGGTCACGCGCGGGAACACAGAACCCCGATACCCAAAGACGTGAATACAATAGCATATTTCGCCCTGGGAATCAAGAGCAAAGGGATGCCCGGATCGGCGGGCCGCAGTCGTCAGGTGGAGCCTGGAAGCTCCGTCAGGAGCGTTTGGCAGTAGCCACGGGCGAGAGCCCGTGGACCGGCGTATCACGCAACGTTCCGAGCCCCTTGAGGGGCGATTGAGGTCCAGAACCTGGACGAGGAATCTCAATCGCCCCTCAAGGGGCTCGGGGTGTTTCTCGTTGCCTTCTGCCCCACGGGTTCGCACCCGTGGCTACTCCCAGCCGCCCCGCCTTGGCGGGGCTCGCCTGCGCCATCGGACACGCGCCGCGTCGTGCTTGCCAGCCGCCCTCCTCCGTGCGTCACACCCATCGGGTGAAGGCCTTCTCGACGAGGAAGGCCCGTTATCCGAGAATCCGGGGATGGTTGGCGTCGCTCTGGACGGCGGCGGGGCCGGGGGGCCCCGCCCTACATGCGGCCGCCTCCGTGCTCTCCGTGGTCAGTCCTCTCCGTCCCCGTGCCCCCCGTGGTTAGCTCCCTCCATCTCCGTGCCCTTCGTGCTCTCCGTGGTTGGTTCTCTCTTCAGACAGGATTTACAGGATTCACAGGATCAGGGCGATCCAGTCGATCCAGTTGATCCTGTCCATTTTCCTCCTTCCTCGTTCCGTGTTTCCGCCTCACCCTCCGTGCTCTCCGTGTCCCCCGTGGTTAATTCTCTCCGTCCCCGTGCCCCCCGTGGTTAGCTCCCTCCATCTCCGTGCCCTCCGTCCCCGTGCCCCCCGTGGTTGGTCCCTTCCGTCCCCGTGCCCCCCGTGGTTAGCTCCCTCCACCTCCGTGCCCTTCGTGCCCTCCGTGGTTGGTCCCTTCCGTCCCCGTGCTCTCCGCCTCCTCATCCAACGCGCAGGTCTGGAACTATGCGGAGCGGTCGCACGTTGAAGCTCTTGACTGGTCGAGGGCATGAAGAAGCGAGGAAGCCGACAACCCTGTCATGTGAGCCGCTGCGTTTTTTTCTTGACGCGGCCTTCGGCTTAGGGTAGTGAGGCAGATGCACGGCCCCAATGGGCAGCCCGAGCAAAGGGGGACCAGGGACCACTACGAGATACTTGACATCAAGCGGCGGTTTGTGGACTGTGGCACTGACCGCTGCATAAAAGCTGGGTGGGCGCGCTCTTCTCCTTCCATTTCTGTTCCCAGCCACTTCGAAGGGTGCGCTCACCCGTTTTTTGTCTTCACGCAGCCGCCCCCTCGCCCACCTCGTTTCTCGTCGAGAAAGGCGCTCCAAACCCTCCGCGTTGCGTCGGCCTGCATCGAGGAAAGAACAGCGCCACCGCAGCCGCTTTCGCAGCCGTGGTGGCGCGTGTGTTTGTCTCAGTCTTGACTGTCGAGTCGTTGCCCGACGGCTACGCGCGCTTTTTGCGCCAGTACAGTCCGGCCAGCGCCGCACCCATCGTCACGAGGCTGAGCGAAGCTGGCTCGGGAACCGCCGTGCCCGTGAGACGGAACGACAGGTCGGCCGACGTCCAGCCCGCCGGCAACAGGCCCTCGTAGGTCTGGAGTCCAGCGGTCGCGCACCAGCCGTAGTGCACCCAGCCAGGCGCGCCGGTGGCCCAGGTGACGGCATCATCCAACGAGTTGCCGGCATTCTGGCTCAGAACGGCCCACATGAATCCGGGCGGGCCCTGAATGCCGATCCAGTAGATATTGCCTTCTGTCTGAAGGAACCAGTTGTCTTCCGGCAGGTCGATCTTGAACTTCAGCTCAGTCCCGCTCGCCACGTAATCAGCGACTTCCTTCCATCCGAGGCTGAGTGGGTCCGCTGGATCAGCCGAGCCGACCGTGATGTCCCACAGGAGATCGCCCGGGTGGCTTTCGTCCACGTCCGTCGCCGGGACGTCGGACCAGAACGTGATCCGAAGCGTTCTGTCGGGATATGGGGCGAGTTGCCGGAATGGATCAGCGATGATCTCGATGTCGGTGATCCAGCCCGTCTCGCCGCACAGGAAGTCGTCGGCCGTTACCTGCGAGGCGAGCTGCGCCCAGGCAAAGGAGCCGGAGATCGGATCGAGCTGGTCCCACTTGACCGGGTGGTCCCAGTCCGCGAGCGCCGCAGGGGCAAACGCCAAGACAAGAGCGCACAATGAGATCAGTGTCGTAACCCTCTTCATACTCATCCTCCTCTTTGTGGTGAACTGACACCATGTACCCCTCTGATCGCCTGCTCAGCGCGTCCTCTCGAAGCCGTTACCGTGCCCAGGAGGCCGCACGTGAGCGAGGATCACATTCAGGACATGCCGAGCATGGCTGAATGGAGAGACAGAAGCATGTTCGGTCTCACAATGGGGTCCCGATACCCACGAACAACGACCATTATGCTAGCACAAAGGATTAGGCAATGCAAGTGGAAATGAGCAGAATTGCAGATCATTGACGGCCGTGGAACTGAAGACCGCGGACGGCCGATTACAGTGGGGTATGGCTACTTCGTTACATAGGGAGGGACGCATGGACTACGTACGATTGGGCCGCACGGGCCTGAGGGTGAGCCCGCTTTGCCTGGGCACGATGAACCTCGGGCCGCAGACGAGCGAGGCGGATTCGTTTGCGATCATGGACCGGGCGCACGAGCTGGGCATCAACTTCTTCGACACAGCCAACGTGTACGGCTGGAAGCTGGGCGTGGGCGTCACCGAGCAGATCGTGGGCCGCTGGCTGGCGCAGGGTGGCGGTCGTCGCGAGAAGACGGTTCTGGCGACGAAGGTCTACGGCAAGATGGGCGACTGGCCCAACGAGCAGAGGCTCTCGGCGCTTCACATCCGGTACGCGTGCGAGGGCAGTCTGCGCCGCTTGCAGACCGACCACATTGACCTGTACCAGATGCATCACGTTGATCGCGACACGCCGTGGGAAGAGATCTGGCAGGCGATGGAGCAGCTCGTGCGCGAGGGCAAGGTGCTCTACGTCGGGAGCAGCAACTTCGCCGGCTGGCACATCGCCCAAGCGCAGGAAGCAGCCAAGGCGCGGCACTTTATGGGCCTCGTTTCGGAGCAGTGCGAGTACAGCCTGTTCTTCCGCATGGTCGAGCTCGAGGTGCTGCCGGCGTGCGAGGGTTACGGCCTCGGCGTGATCCCGTGGAGTCCGCTCGCGGGCGGCCTGCTTGGCGGCGTGCTCGAGAAGCAGGGCAAGGGACGCCGCACGTCGGAAAGCATGCAGAAGACCATCGAGGAGAAACGCGGCACGATCGAGAAGTGGGAGGCGCTCTGCCGCGAGCTGGGTGAGAAACCGGCCGGCGTCGCGTTGGCGTGGCTCCTGTCGAACCGCGTTGTGACCGCGCCCATCATCGGCCCGCGCACGCTCGAGCAGCTCGACGGCGCGATGCGGGCGCTCGAGGTCAAGCTCGACGCTGGGACGCTCAAGAAGCTCGACGAGATCTTCCCCGGCCCCGGCGGCCCGGGCCCTGAAGCGTGGGCGTGGTAGTCGCTCCCCGTTCCGTCCGGGTGTGATAGGATTCGTTTTGCGTGCGGGGCGTCGGCGTTCCCGTATGGCGCGGTATCCGGAACACCCTGGCGGAGGCTTTGGCAGATGAAACGCGTGGGCTGGCAAGCGTGGTTTGCGATCGCGTTGGTGGCGCTTTCGGCCGTGCTGTATGTGGTGCACTACGGCGTATTCCGCGATGCGCACCACATCTTCATCTACCTGCTCGGCGATATCGCGTTCGTGCCGCTCGAGGTGCTGTTCGTCACGCTTATCGTCCACCGTCTGCTGACCAATCACGAGAAACGTTCGCTGCTGCACAAGCTCAACATGGTGATCGGCACGTTCTTCCGTGAGATGGGCACGGAGCTGCTCGCTCAGCTCGTTGCGCGCGACACGGAATGCGAGCGCCTCAGCGACGCACTGCGCGTGCAGGCCGAATGGACCAACGATGCGTTCATTGACGCGGCCCGCCGTCTCACGCGGCACAAGCCCGAGATTGACGCGCGCCGAGGCGATCTCGGAACGCTGGCCGACTTTCTCAGCCGTCAGCGCGACTTCCTGCTCGCCTTGCTGCAGAACCCCAACCTGCTCGAGCACGAGGCGTTCAGCGATCTGCTCTGGGCCGTGTTCCATCTCGCCGACGAGCTGGGCCACCGACGCGACCTGAAGAGCCTCGGCGATGCCGACTGCCGGCATCTTGCGGGCGACATGGCGCGCGTGCACAGGCTGCTCGTCGCGCAGTGGGTCGGCTACATGAAGCACCTCAAGGACGACTACCCGTTCCTGTTCTCGCTCGCGCTGCGGACCAACCCGTTCGATCCCGAGGCGCGCGTTGAGGTGGCATAGCCCGAGGCGCGCCGATCAGGACGCTACCGCCTCGGCGATGGCGGCGAGCAGGGCGTGGATGTCGAAGGGCTTGGTGATGAGGCGGCAGCGGGCGTTGTGAATGAAGGCGCTCGTGCGCGTGTCGCAGACTCCAGCCGTCGTGAAGACAATGCGCGAGGCAAGCTCGGGGCGTTCCTTGGCAACGTGGGCGTGCAAGTCAACGCCGCTCAAGCCCAATGCGCCGGGCGAGTTGCACGCCCCCAGGTCGGCGATGACGGCGTCGAACGTCGAGGACTCGAGGGCCTGAAGCGCGGCATCGGTCGTCGAGCAGACGACAACGCGGTGACGGGCGCCCGCGAGGAGCTTCTTCATCATCGAGCGCGTCTCGCTGTCCGGCTCGATGACGAGGATGCGCAGTGGCCCGGCCAGCGAGCACGCGTTGCCCACGACGGCGTTGACGTCGCAGGGCCGTGGCACGGGGGCGGCCGGACGGACCGAGGCGATGAACGACTCGACGAGCCGGCGAACGCTCTGAGCGCAACGCTCGATGGCGTTGACGTGCGCCATCTCGCCGATGCCCATGCGCCGCTGCTGGAGCATCTGGGCGTGGCCGACAACGGGACCGAGCCGGGTGTTGAGGTCGCGCGCCAGATCGGTAAGGAGCGAAGCCGTCTCGTCGTTCCGGCGCGATGCCTCGGCGTCGTTGCGCGCGAGGACCTGCTCGGTCACGTCGTCGAGGACCAGAAGAACGCGGGTGTCATCGCCCGCGGCAACGACCGGCGTGCCGCGTGCCGAGAGCCACCCCGGCTTCGTCTCGCCCGGCGGCGTGTGGGGAAACGGGGTGGTGGTGAACGGCCGGCCCTCGAACGCCCCGCGGAGCTCGCCGGCGATGCAGGCGAGCGGGGCGTTCTCGTCGTTGACGACATCGGTGCCGACCAGCTCGTCGGGCGCCTTGCCCACGAAGAGGAGCCGGGCGAACGCGGCATTGGCGATTTCGACGTAGCCGCATGCATCGATCAAGGCCAGGGCGAGCGGCGCTTCGAGGAGGCAGCGCAGGCGGTTCCGCGTCTCGCGATGGAGTTCGGCGGCACGTACGACGTTCGTGATGTTGCGGAAGGCGAGCACGAGTGTGCCGTCGTCGAGCGCGGCGACCGAGCAGGCGGCGCGGAAAGTGGAGTCGTCGGTCCGCCGCCCGATCAGGAGCCGCGACAGCGGCGCGGGGGCACGGCCCGCCTCGGCAAGCAAGGTGCTCAGCTCGTCGCGCCGGCCCAGCAGGCCGCGCTCGCAGAGATTGGTGCGCACGAGATCAGAGCGCGCCGCACCGAGCAGATGGGCGGCGGCATTGCTCAGATCGAGAAGCAGGCCGGACTGATTGAGGAGCAGGACCGGCTCGGGGACAGCCTGGACGAGATCGTGCAGCCGCGTGGCGGCGGCGTCCAGGCGCGCCGAGAGCGCGGCGTTGTCGAGCGCGGTGCCGAGCGCGATGGCGGCCGTCTCGACGAATTCAGTATCGTCGGCGGGCAGGGCGCTCTCGGCGCCGAAGGCGCCGCCGCCGGCCGTGCCGACGAGCAGCCATCCGGCCGGCTCCTTACCACGAGGGACGAAGGCGGCGAAGACGGACCGCACGCCGGCGCCTGCCAGTTCGGCCTGGCCGTCACCAAAGGTGTCATGCCTGAACGTGGCGCCGCGCGGGCCTCGGGGCAGGGCGCCGAGCGCCGAGTCGTCGAGCTGGATCGCTTCGCCAAGTTCACGTTGGGCGTACTCGACCGGCCAGATGCCTTCGAGACGCAGCGCGTGGCGGTCGGTCTGACGCACCAGGATGCAGAGGCGGCAGTTGAGCTCATCGTGCAGTCGGCGCAGGACGGCCTCGACCGCCTTCGCCGGCGTCTGGCCGCGCACTTCGAGCAGCATCTGGCGCAGCACGTCGAGGCGGCGCGAACGGCGCACGTCGCGGTCGTACAACGCGGTCCAGGCGAGGCCCTCGCGCAGGTCCTGGGCGGCCGAGACCAGCGCGTCGAAGCCGGACGGAGGCGTGGCGGGACCCTCGGGGAGCGCTGGTGGAGCCTGTTCAACGCCGTCGCGGATCCACGAGAGGAGCCGCTGGAGGCCGATGCGGACGCTCGCGGCATTGTCGGCCCCTTCGATGGCTTGCTCGACGGCCTCAGAGACGCTGCGGCAGACAGTGGTGCAGACGTGGACGGCCTCGTCGTGCGTGTGCTCAGCAAGGCGGCCCGACTCGGCGTGTTCGGGCCAGAACCGTTCAATAGCCTCAAGGTCGTTCTGTTCCAACGCCATGCACAGCACGTCGACGAACTCATCGACAAGCCGGGCGTAGATGGCCGAGGGCAGCGGCCTTGAGAACCTGAGCCGCTTCGAGCTCTTCAGGGTCGAATCGAGCCAGAGGCCGCGCACCACGGATTTTGAGGCGCGCAGCACGGTCTCAAGGCGGCGCGCTACCTCCTGACGTATGCCGATCGTTCCCACAGGACCGTTCTCTCTGCTGGTTCGAATCGAGGCGCAACACCAACCCACGCTCCGGCGGGCGCCGGAGCCACAGGCGGCTGTCTCCTCGACATCCAATGTAGCCGCGTGCGGGGAAGGCGTCAAGGGACCATGTCGCGCTTGGAGGCGATTGCCCTTGCCCGGGGCCGGACATGAAAGCACAATCGTTACGGAATGCGAGGAGCACGGGTTGATGCGGGCGGAGTCCGAGGTCAGGCAACACAACGGCGTGCCCTGGCTGTTCATAAACGGTGAACCGGCGTCGCCGCATTGGGCCTACTGCACGCCGGAGCGGGCCAACAGCTTCACGCGCGCGGGCATCCGCATCCTGACCTTCACGTTCCCGCGATCACGCGAGATCAGCCTGTGGTGGAGGGGGCCGGGCGAGTACGATTTCTCGACGACACGCCGGCTGCTCGACGACTTCGCCTGCTCCGCGCCGGAGGCCTGGCTCGTGCCGCGCATCCACTTCGGCTACGCGGAGATGGACTGGTTCCCCGACCGCTATCCCGAGGAATGCGCCCTGGCGCTGCGCATTGACACGGGCGAGCCGGACCGGGCATTCGTGGTGGACGGCGTCACGCGCATGCAACACTCGATGGCATCCGAGGTCTGGCGGGCGCTGGCAGGCGAGGCGCTCACGGCGCTCATCGAGGACTGCGAGGCGCACTGTGGCGACCGGATCATCGGTTACCACATTGGCGGCGGGCACACGGCCGAGTGGTTCCCCTGGAACGTAGTGAACGAGAACTCGCTCGACGATTACAGCGAGCCGATGCGGCGCGCGTTTCGCGAGTTCCTCCGGCGGAAATACGGGACCGACGACGGGCTGCGGAAGGCATGGCATCGAGCCGAGGTGTCGCTCAACTCGGCTGCGATCCCCTCGCCCCAGCGCCGGGCCAATCCGGATGCCGGGTCCTTCTACGATCCGGCGACAAGCCGCGACATCATCGATTACCAGCGCTGCTACGGCCAGGAGACGGCCCGGAGCGCCGTCCGCATGTGCCGCGTGGCCAAGGACGCCACTCAGGGCCGCAAGATCACGGGCGTTTTCCACGGCTACCTCATGACGTTCGACACGGTGCTCTGCCCGCAGCGCGGCGGACACCTCGGCTTCGACCTGGTGCTGGATTCGCCGCATGTGGACTTCGTGACCAGCCCGTACCTGTATGAGAACCGGGGCTGGGGCGGCGCGCACTATGCCCAGAGTTTGCCGCGCTCGATCCAGGCGCGCGGCAAGCTCTATGTGGACGAGATCGACTCGCCGCCCTTCGGCGAGGGGAAGGTGTCAGGGCCGTTCGCCCGCGTTCGGCTCTCCCGCAAGCCCGATCAATGGACGCAGACGCTGCGGCGCGACTGGGCCTACAACGCCGCAATGGGAACCGCGGGATGGTGGATGGACCTGATCGACGCGGGTTGGTACGGCGATGAGGGAAGCGTCGAGGTCCTGCGCGAACTGGTCCGGGCCGACGCACTGCTCAGCGGACGCGAGCGGGGATCGGCCGCCGAGATCGCCGTGGTGCTCGACCTCGACTCCCACGCGGCCGCGGCCCCGGGACCGTCGTTCCAGGAGCCCTTCATCGGCTTCCTCGTGCAGTGGGAGCTGGCCCGCATCGGCGCGCCGTTCGACGTCGTGCTGCTCGATGATCTTCTGAAGAGACGTGCCGGCCCGTACCGCCTGCTCTTTGTGCCGCAGCTCGCCCATATCACGGACGAGACGCGCACAGCTCTCAGGCAGTATCTGAACAATTCGAACAGCTCAGTCTTCTGGCTCCACGCCCCGGGCTTCCTGGCTGAAAGCGATGATATCAGCGGCTATAACATGCGCGCACTGTGTGGCTTCAACATCGCCATCGAACGTACTACTGGACATCTCGATGCCGCGATCACCTCCTACGGGCACTGGCTGACAAGGGGTGTTGCACCTGGGACGTCGTATGGGTCAAGCAGTGGATTAGCTGATCGGCAGCAAGTGTCGCTGGGCTGGACGCTTGACGCGACACGAATTGGACCGCGGGCGACGATTGTGGACGATGGTGTCGACGTGCTGGCACGGTTCGAGACGGGCGGCGCGGTGCTGGCGGTGAGAGAGTCGGACCGGCGATTCGACGTGCTCTCGACGGTGCCGGCGCCGCCGACACAGGTGCTCCGGAACGCCGCCGAACGGGCCGGAGTACACCTGTATACACCGCCGGGCGACGTCGTGTATGCGGGGAAGTCGTTCCTGGGCGTCGTGGCGGGCAGCGAAGGTGCTCGGACCATCCGGTTGCCCGAGGAGTCGCACGTGACAGACCTGTTGACGGGCCGGGTCGTCGTGGAAAGGGGACGCAGCTTCGGGCTTGTTCTGCTCACCCATCACTGCGCGCTGTTCCTTGTCGAGTAGCGCCGGCGTCTCGCGGGCTGTCGTGTAGGGACCCCGCCCACACGTCTTGCAGCGACGTTGCGTGATTCTCCGTCGCATGTCCGGACGGGGGCGGGACGCCCCCGAGACAGCCGGCAAGATGCCGGCGCTACATTGGCGCGGCGGTGCTACTGGTTCGGCGCGTCGGTTCTGGGGTTGATATCGTCGGCGGTGACTTTGACCTGTTCGGGTTCGGTGATACCGCCCTCGTAGTAGGCGATCTTCTCGGGGAAGTCCCAGCCGAACTGCTTGGTGAACCAATTCGTGACGAACGAACGGCGGTAGGTATTGTACTGCCTGCACAGGGTGATCCAGTCGTCGAGGGCGGTTTTGATCTCGTTGAAGCCTTCTTCGACGGCGGCCATGGCTTTCTGGTAGGTGTCGCTCGTGCGGAGCTGGGGATAGGCCTCGAAGGCCACGCGGACATTCACGAGGGAACGTCCGAACTCGGCACCGAGCTTGGTCAGGTCGAGGGTTGAGGTCGTCTTGTCTGCGTCAGCCGCCTCGAAGGCTTTCCGGGCGCCTTCGTAAGCCGTTCTCGCCTGTGCGACGCCGATGTAGGTCTCCTGCTCGAGGAGGCCTTCCTGGTCGGCGAGCGTCCAGACCGACTTCATCTTCTGCGAGCAGGTGTTGACGGCGGCGGCGAACTTGGAGCGGCCCTCGTTGGAGTTCTCGTGCCTATTGACGAGGCCGTTGTACTTGCCGACGTAGGTGAAGGCGAAGACCGCGCCCACCACGAGTAGAATCACAATGATGATGACAAGCGCTTTCACTGTCCTGCTCCTTTCTTGCTGTAGAGGTGTCGGAGCTGTTCGTCGGTCCGGCGCACGATCTCGAGCACGCCGGTGTCGTAGTTGCCGAAGTTCAGATACTCCTTGGCCGCGTTCATGATGTCAACCATGTGGCTGGAGGTGAGCCTGGGCAGGCCACGGCCGATCGAGTAGGTCATCTTCTCATCAGCGTCGGGGCGGATCAGCCAGACGACGCCGTTGTTGCCGCCCGCGGTGCTCAAGCCTTTCTTACCAAGCCTGAGCCAGCGGCCGTAGTGCGTGGCGTAGTCGGACGGGTGCTTGATGCCGTTCTGGATGAGCACGACGACCTCGGCGATGCCATCATCCTGGAGTCCTTGGCAGATGCGGCCGGCTTCTGCTATGGCGCCCGTCTCCATGACGCCGGCGTTATCGAGGACCCAGGAATCGGTCAGCGCGGTGAACGGGGGATCGCCCTTGGGGACGGAGGCATTCGTGTCCGTCCCGTCGTGATCGTTCTGCTGGCAGCATCCGGGCAGGATCGCCACCAGGACAGCGAGCGCAACGATGTACAGTGCATGTGAGCGTTTCATTCCGCGCGTACTCCTTTTCGGAGAGGGCACGTATCCTTCATGTCGCAGTCTTTGCAGAGCGGACACGTGTAGGTGAGCTTGCGGTCGCAGCCTGCGCCGCCGCCACCGGCACACGCGCAGGCGCACGCGCAGCCGGCACAGGCACACGCGCAGGCACAGGAGAACGACCGGCCACCGAAGCCTCCTCCCCCGCCCGTGCGGACGCGGCGCGAGGCGGAGCCTCCACCGCTCCCGCCGCGGTAGATGTCGCCACCGCGGCCGTACGTGCCGCGCGAGCGCACCCCGGCGACAATGATGGCGACAAGCAGCGCCGCAAACCCGCCGAGCAGGAGCACAATGACCAGTACGGCGGGCCACGTTGCGGCTCGCGTCCTGAGCTGCGACTCGCCGATCCCGCGCGGGAAGAGCTTTCTGGGAAAGGAGACCGAGAGATTGAACCGCTCCCCACGCGCCAGGGCGGTCTTCTCCCAGATCATGCTTTGGCCTTCGACACGCGTCGGGCGAGGTTTGGCGGTGACGGTGTCGAGCTTGGCGAAGAAGAAGATCTCGACACGCAACCTGTCGGTCTCGGCGCGGTCGTACCAGCCGGGGGTGAAGTCGAGGTGATAGCTGTCCTTGTCGGCCCAGAACAGCTTGTTCTGGACGATGGAGAAGCCAACCTCGAAGGTTTCGCCCGGCCGGTAGTCTTTGTCGAGGTCGATGCGCACACCCGACCAGTCGCCGCTGCTCGCGTGCGTGATGCTGCGGACGTTGCCGGTGTTCTTTCCGCTGACGGTCAAGAAGGTGCTGTTCGGCGTGCCGACAGTGATCCACGGGATGTGGCCACCGGTGACAGACCACTTCTGGTAATAGGCGATCTCGACCGCGCCGTCGGACCTCGGCGTGAGCTTCACTGAGTAGTCGAGGATCTTATACGTGCCGGTATCGCCGGAAGCGACCGCGGTATGGACGGGGAGACAGAACAGCAACGCCAGTCCCAGCAGGCAGGCGTATCTGGTTGTATTGTGACCCATGCTG contains:
- a CDS encoding TPM domain-containing protein; this translates as MKRSHALYIVALAVLVAILPGCCQQNDHDGTDTNASVPKGDPPFTALTDSWVLDNAGVMETGAIAEAGRICQGLQDDGIAEVVVLIQNGIKHPSDYATHYGRWLRLGKKGLSTAGGNNGVVWLIRPDADEKMTYSIGRGLPRLTSSHMVDIMNAAKEYLNFGNYDTGVLEIVRRTDEQLRHLYSKKGAGQ
- a CDS encoding beta-galactosidase; the protein is MRAESEVRQHNGVPWLFINGEPASPHWAYCTPERANSFTRAGIRILTFTFPRSREISLWWRGPGEYDFSTTRRLLDDFACSAPEAWLVPRIHFGYAEMDWFPDRYPEECALALRIDTGEPDRAFVVDGVTRMQHSMASEVWRALAGEALTALIEDCEAHCGDRIIGYHIGGGHTAEWFPWNVVNENSLDDYSEPMRRAFREFLRRKYGTDDGLRKAWHRAEVSLNSAAIPSPQRRANPDAGSFYDPATSRDIIDYQRCYGQETARSAVRMCRVAKDATQGRKITGVFHGYLMTFDTVLCPQRGGHLGFDLVLDSPHVDFVTSPYLYENRGWGGAHYAQSLPRSIQARGKLYVDEIDSPPFGEGKVSGPFARVRLSRKPDQWTQTLRRDWAYNAAMGTAGWWMDLIDAGWYGDEGSVEVLRELVRADALLSGRERGSAAEIAVVLDLDSHAAAAPGPSFQEPFIGFLVQWELARIGAPFDVVLLDDLLKRRAGPYRLLFVPQLAHITDETRTALRQYLNNSNSSVFWLHAPGFLAESDDISGYNMRALCGFNIAIERTTGHLDAAITSYGHWLTRGVAPGTSYGSSSGLADRQQVSLGWTLDATRIGPRATIVDDGVDVLARFETGGAVLAVRESDRRFDVLSTVPAPPTQVLRNAAERAGVHLYTPPGDVVYAGKSFLGVVAGSEGARTIRLPEESHVTDLLTGRVVVERGRSFGLVLLTHHCALFLVE
- a CDS encoding aldo/keto reductase, translated to MDYVRLGRTGLRVSPLCLGTMNLGPQTSEADSFAIMDRAHELGINFFDTANVYGWKLGVGVTEQIVGRWLAQGGGRREKTVLATKVYGKMGDWPNEQRLSALHIRYACEGSLRRLQTDHIDLYQMHHVDRDTPWEEIWQAMEQLVREGKVLYVGSSNFAGWHIAQAQEAAKARHFMGLVSEQCEYSLFFRMVELEVLPACEGYGLGVIPWSPLAGGLLGGVLEKQGKGRRTSESMQKTIEEKRGTIEKWEALCRELGEKPAGVALAWLLSNRVVTAPIIGPRTLEQLDGAMRALEVKLDAGTLKKLDEIFPGPGGPGPEAWAW
- a CDS encoding response regulator encodes the protein MGTIGIRQEVARRLETVLRASKSVVRGLWLDSTLKSSKRLRFSRPLPSAIYARLVDEFVDVLCMALEQNDLEAIERFWPEHAESGRLAEHTHDEAVHVCTTVCRSVSEAVEQAIEGADNAASVRIGLQRLLSWIRDGVEQAPPALPEGPATPPSGFDALVSAAQDLREGLAWTALYDRDVRRSRRLDVLRQMLLEVRGQTPAKAVEAVLRRLHDELNCRLCILVRQTDRHALRLEGIWPVEYAQRELGEAIQLDDSALGALPRGPRGATFRHDTFGDGQAELAGAGVRSVFAAFVPRGKEPAGWLLVGTAGGGAFGAESALPADDTEFVETAAIALGTALDNAALSARLDAAATRLHDLVQAVPEPVLLLNQSGLLLDLSNAAAHLLGAARSDLVRTNLCERGLLGRRDELSTLLAEAGRAPAPLSRLLIGRRTDDSTFRAACSVAALDDGTLVLAFRNITNVVRAAELHRETRNRLRCLLEAPLALALIDACGYVEIANAAFARLLFVGKAPDELVGTDVVNDENAPLACIAGELRGAFEGRPFTTTPFPHTPPGETKPGWLSARGTPVVAAGDDTRVLLVLDDVTEQVLARNDAEASRRNDETASLLTDLARDLNTRLGPVVGHAQMLQQRRMGIGEMAHVNAIERCAQSVRRLVESFIASVRPAAPVPRPCDVNAVVGNACSLAGPLRILVIEPDSETRSMMKKLLAGARHRVVVCSTTDAALQALESSTFDAVIADLGACNSPGALGLSGVDLHAHVAKERPELASRIVFTTAGVCDTRTSAFIHNARCRLITKPFDIHALLAAIAEAVAS
- a CDS encoding LemA family protein, producing MKALVIIIVILLVVGAVFAFTYVGKYNGLVNRHENSNEGRSKFAAAVNTCSQKMKSVWTLADQEGLLEQETYIGVAQARTAYEGARKAFEAADADKTTSTLDLTKLGAEFGRSLVNVRVAFEAYPQLRTSDTYQKAMAAVEEGFNEIKTALDDWITLCRQYNTYRRSFVTNWFTKQFGWDFPEKIAYYEGGITEPEQVKVTADDINPRTDAPNQ
- a CDS encoding PEP-CTERM sorting domain-containing protein, translated to MKRVTTLISLCALVLAFAPAALADWDHPVKWDQLDPISGSFAWAQLASQVTADDFLCGETGWITDIEIIADPFRQLAPYPDRTLRITFWSDVPATDVDESHPGDLLWDITVGSADPADPLSLGWKEVADYVASGTELKFKIDLPEDNWFLQTEGNIYWIGIQGPPGFMWAVLSQNAGNSLDDAVTWATGAPGWVHYGWCATAGLQTYEGLLPAGWTSADLSFRLTGTAVPEPASLSLVTMGAALAGLYWRKKRA